The proteins below are encoded in one region of Jatrophihabitans sp.:
- a CDS encoding TIGR03668 family PPOX class F420-dependent oxidoreductase: protein MPSLSPTAMRRLVQTARVARLATVDAAGRPHLVPVCFVLIGGEGGASGPSDDHGGRVHIAVDHKPKRSTELRRTANLRATGQACLLIDHYDEDWSQLWWVRLDGHGAQVDDPGEVSRALDALAAKYPQYREHRPDGPVLTIEIQAWRGWAATARASLFDE from the coding sequence ATGCCCAGCCTGAGTCCGACGGCGATGCGCCGGCTGGTCCAGACCGCCCGGGTCGCCCGGCTGGCCACCGTGGACGCCGCCGGCCGCCCACACCTGGTGCCGGTGTGCTTCGTCCTGATCGGCGGCGAGGGCGGCGCCAGCGGCCCGAGCGACGACCACGGCGGCCGGGTGCACATCGCGGTCGATCACAAGCCCAAGCGCAGCACCGAGCTGCGCCGCACCGCCAACCTGCGAGCGACCGGCCAGGCCTGCCTGCTGATCGACCACTACGACGAGGACTGGTCACAGCTGTGGTGGGTGCGCCTGGACGGCCATGGCGCGCAGGTGGACGATCCCGGCGAGGTCAGTCGGGCCCTCGACGCGCTGGCCGCCAAGTACCCGCAGTACCGCGAGCACCGTCCGGACGGCCCGGTGCTCACCATCGAGATCCAGGCCTGGCGCGGCTGGGCCGCGACCGCCCGCGCCTCCCTGTTCGACGAGTAG
- a CDS encoding ABC transporter permease, with product MNRTVRGVEAGRRVAPERLTVGRGVPAVLAAPAAIGFCFLLVPLLALLVRAPWRGLPGLLSDPVALTALRLSLLCATAATAVSIVLGVPLAWVLARARFPGLAVLRALVTVPLVLPPVVGGLALLLAFGRNGMVGRHLDAWFGLTLPFSTAGVVVAETFVAMPFLVVTVEGALRSADRELEEAAATLGAGRLTVFIRITLPLVAPSLLAGAVLCWARALGEFGATITFAGNNPGTTQTLPLAVYNALQTDPEPAIALSLVLLLAAAAVLVLLRDRWLRPVGAP from the coding sequence ATGAACCGGACTGTCCGTGGCGTCGAGGCGGGCCGGCGGGTCGCGCCTGAGCGGCTGACCGTCGGGCGCGGGGTGCCCGCGGTGCTGGCCGCGCCTGCCGCGATCGGCTTCTGCTTTCTGCTGGTCCCGCTGCTGGCGTTGCTGGTGCGCGCTCCGTGGCGAGGGCTGCCCGGCCTGCTGTCGGACCCGGTGGCGCTGACCGCGCTGCGGCTGTCGCTGCTGTGCGCCACCGCGGCGACGGCGGTCTCGATCGTGCTGGGGGTGCCGCTGGCCTGGGTGCTGGCCCGGGCGCGGTTTCCGGGGCTGGCGGTGCTGCGCGCGCTGGTCACGGTGCCGCTGGTGCTTCCGCCGGTGGTCGGCGGCCTGGCGCTGCTGCTGGCCTTCGGGCGCAACGGCATGGTCGGACGGCACCTGGACGCCTGGTTCGGTCTCACACTGCCGTTCAGCACCGCCGGCGTCGTGGTGGCCGAGACGTTCGTGGCGATGCCGTTCCTGGTGGTCACCGTCGAGGGCGCGCTGCGCTCGGCTGACCGGGAGCTCGAAGAGGCCGCGGCCACCCTGGGCGCCGGCCGGCTGACGGTCTTCATCCGGATCACGCTGCCGCTGGTGGCGCCGTCGCTGCTGGCCGGCGCGGTGCTGTGCTGGGCCCGGGCGCTGGGGGAGTTCGGGGCCACCATCACCTTCGCGGGCAACAACCCCGGCACCACCCAGACCCTGCCGCTGGCCGTCTACAACGCCCTGCAGACCGATCCCGAGCCGGCGATCGCGCTGAGCCTGGTGTTGCTGCTGGCCGCCGCGGCGGTGCTGGTGCTGCTGCGTGACCGGTGGCTGCGTCCGGTGGGCGCGCCGTGA
- a CDS encoding ABC transporter ATP-binding protein: protein MTGLRVTGPAAGSERDSGAGLRVSGEVERGGFRLALDFTVAAGEVLGVLGPNGAGKTTLLRTLAGLGALSRGRIELAGTVLDDAERGLFVPPERRPVGLVFQNYRLFPHLTVRDNVAFAARARGARRQPARRRAEDWLQRSGLAEFAGRKPAELSGGQAQRVALARTLAADPDLLLLDEPLAALDARTRLEVRGELRRHLRAFGGPSLVVTHDPLEAMVLTDRLLVIEDGRVVQQGTPAEVARRPASQYVARLVGLNLYPGVLGADAAVALDDGGVLHAHGDGTGGQLGELGGQLGGQLGGTGGQLGELGGQPGGQLGGTGGELGEPGPPSRRVLVALRPSAISLHTERPRYASPRNVWPGTVTGVELLTDRVRVQVSGSPPALVDVTPDAVAELDLAAGSPVWLSAKATEIDCYPDPR from the coding sequence GTGACCGGCCTGCGGGTGACCGGCCCGGCCGCCGGATCCGAACGGGACTCCGGAGCCGGCCTGCGGGTGAGCGGCGAGGTTGAGCGCGGCGGCTTCCGGCTGGCGCTGGACTTCACGGTGGCAGCCGGTGAGGTGCTCGGGGTGCTGGGGCCCAACGGGGCCGGCAAGACCACCCTGCTGCGGACCCTGGCCGGCCTCGGCGCGCTGTCGCGGGGACGGATCGAGCTGGCTGGCACGGTGCTGGACGACGCGGAGCGGGGCCTGTTCGTGCCGCCCGAGCGGCGTCCGGTCGGGCTGGTGTTCCAGAACTACCGGCTGTTCCCGCACCTGACGGTCCGGGACAACGTGGCTTTCGCGGCCCGGGCCCGTGGCGCTCGCCGCCAGCCGGCCCGGCGGCGGGCCGAGGACTGGCTGCAGCGGTCCGGGCTGGCCGAGTTCGCCGGTCGCAAGCCGGCCGAGCTGTCCGGCGGCCAGGCTCAGCGGGTCGCGCTGGCCAGGACGCTGGCCGCCGACCCCGACCTGCTGCTGCTGGATGAGCCGCTGGCGGCCCTGGACGCCCGCACCCGGCTCGAGGTGCGCGGCGAGCTCCGCCGGCACCTGCGCGCGTTCGGCGGCCCGAGCCTGGTGGTCACCCACGATCCGCTGGAGGCGATGGTGCTGACCGACCGGCTGCTGGTGATCGAGGACGGCCGGGTGGTGCAGCAGGGCACCCCGGCCGAGGTGGCCCGCCGGCCGGCCAGCCAGTACGTCGCCCGGCTGGTCGGGCTGAACCTCTACCCGGGCGTGCTCGGCGCCGACGCGGCGGTGGCTCTGGACGACGGCGGCGTGCTGCACGCCCACGGCGACGGGACCGGCGGTCAGCTCGGCGAACTCGGAGGTCAGCTCGGAGGTCAGCTCGGCGGGACCGGAGGTCAGCTTGGCGAACTCGGAGGTCAGCCCGGAGGTCAGCTCGGCGGGACCGGCGGCGAGCTCGGCGAACCGGGGCCCCCTAGCCGCCGGGTGCTGGTCGCCCTGCGTCCCAGTGCCATCTCGCTGCACACCGAGCGGCCCCGGTACGCCAGCCCGCGTAACGTCTGGCCGGGAACCGTCACCGGCGTCGAGCTGCTCACCGACCGGGTGCGCGTCCAGGTCAGCGGCAGCCCGCCGGCCCTGGTCGACGTGACGCCGGACGCGGTGGCCGAGCTCGACCTGGCCGCCGGCTCGCCGGTGTGGCTCAGCGCCAAGGCCACCGAGATCGACTGCTACCCCGACCCGCGCTGA
- a CDS encoding CapA family protein: MPLNSRGDIALALAGVAGLLLLGACGSSSAPSDPASASASPTGSASVSASQSGGSASVSGSGSPSGSVSSASPSGSAQSSSASAGGVVRLGFAGDVHFALRTADRLANDPKTVFGPAVPGLSAPDLTMVNLETAISVGGQAENKAFTFQAPPSAFTALKAAGIDLVSMANNHSADYGSDGLAQTFAAIKRTRFPVVGIGANAREAYAPYYTEINGVRLAFIAAHQVREETLANFTATDADPGVASAYSERLPLAVRAAKAKADAVIVYLHWGTEYVHCPNTDQTGLADRLAEEGATAVVGTHAHGLQGAGWRPDGTYIAYGLGNYLWWYSFGDGRDDTGVLTLTLTGDKVTGSSFAPARLDERGIAVPATGETASRIRSELEQFRQCADLLPAPPR; encoded by the coding sequence ATGCCCCTGAACTCCCGAGGCGATATCGCCCTGGCCCTCGCCGGCGTCGCCGGCCTGCTCCTGCTGGGCGCCTGCGGTAGCTCATCCGCGCCGTCTGACCCGGCGTCGGCCAGCGCAAGCCCGACCGGCTCGGCTTCGGTCAGCGCGAGCCAATCCGGTGGCTCGGCCAGCGTGTCCGGCTCCGGGAGTCCGTCCGGCTCAGTCAGCTCGGCCAGCCCGTCCGGCTCGGCTCAGTCCAGCTCGGCCTCGGCCGGTGGCGTCGTCCGGCTCGGCTTCGCCGGTGACGTCCACTTCGCGCTGCGCACCGCCGACCGGCTGGCCAACGATCCGAAGACCGTGTTCGGCCCGGCCGTGCCGGGGCTCTCCGCGCCGGACCTGACCATGGTCAACCTCGAGACAGCGATCTCGGTCGGCGGCCAGGCGGAGAACAAGGCGTTCACCTTCCAGGCGCCGCCGTCGGCGTTCACGGCGCTGAAGGCGGCCGGCATCGACCTGGTCTCGATGGCCAACAACCACAGCGCCGACTACGGCTCCGACGGGTTGGCCCAGACCTTTGCCGCCATCAAGCGCACCCGCTTTCCGGTGGTCGGCATCGGCGCCAACGCCAGGGAGGCCTACGCGCCGTACTACACCGAGATCAACGGGGTGCGGCTGGCCTTCATCGCCGCCCACCAGGTGCGCGAGGAGACGCTGGCCAACTTCACGGCCACCGACGCCGACCCGGGGGTGGCCAGCGCCTACTCCGAGCGGCTACCGCTGGCGGTACGCGCCGCCAAGGCCAAGGCGGACGCGGTGATCGTGTACCTGCACTGGGGCACCGAGTACGTCCACTGCCCGAACACCGACCAGACCGGGCTGGCGGACCGGTTGGCCGAAGAGGGCGCCACCGCGGTGGTCGGCACCCACGCGCACGGCCTGCAGGGCGCGGGCTGGCGTCCGGACGGCACCTACATCGCCTACGGCCTGGGCAACTACCTCTGGTGGTACTCCTTCGGCGACGGGCGCGACGACACCGGCGTGCTGACCCTGACGCTGACCGGCGACAAGGTCACCGGCTCCTCCTTCGCCCCCGCCCGGCTGGACGAGCGGGGCATCGCGGTGCCGGCCACGGGCGAGACGGCCAGCCGGATCCGGTCGGAGTTGGAGCAGTTCCGCCAGTGCGCCGACCTGTTGCCCGCGCCGCCCCGCTAA
- a CDS encoding VOC family protein, protein MSSDAPPPQVWPTLRAADAHGLIRFLVDVLGFRETAVYPEGELVMHAELAWPPGGGVMLGSAREDDAFALQPGSFGAYVVTDDPESVYRRAVDAGAEIARELHTTDYGSRDFTVRDPEGNWWAFGTYRGEPPQPNQS, encoded by the coding sequence ATGAGCTCTGACGCGCCGCCGCCGCAGGTCTGGCCGACGTTGCGGGCCGCTGACGCCCACGGCCTGATCCGGTTCCTGGTCGATGTCCTGGGCTTTCGCGAGACCGCGGTGTACCCCGAGGGCGAGCTGGTCATGCACGCCGAGCTGGCGTGGCCGCCCGGTGGCGGCGTCATGCTCGGCTCGGCCCGCGAGGACGACGCGTTCGCGTTGCAGCCCGGGTCCTTCGGGGCCTACGTGGTGACCGATGACCCGGAGTCGGTGTACCGGCGAGCCGTCGACGCCGGGGCCGAGATCGCCCGCGAGCTGCACACCACCGACTACGGCTCCCGCGACTTCACGGTGCGCGACCCCGAAGGCAACTGGTGGGCCTTCGGCACCTACCGGGGCGAGCCGCCTCAGCCGAATCAGTCCTGA
- the thrS gene encoding threonine--tRNA ligase, with protein sequence MSSVASQSTVQANRPSVAVAAGTTPRAALEAAGVDLNGPSGAVVVRDSRGELRDLDVVFDAADDVEPVAIDSPDGLAVLRHSTAHVMAQAVQQLFPGTLLGIGPPIENGFYYDFLPSRPFTPEDLGAIEKKMTEIIKAAQRFARREISDEQARAELAGEKFKLELIGLKGGGSADSGNSDAHHTPTELDAEEMSQVGGGALTMYDNLDRDGGLAWTDLCRGPHLPTTRRIPAFKLMRSAAAYWRGDQANEQLQRIYGTAWPSKDALKAYLVQLEEAAKRDHRKLGAELDLFSFPDELGSGLPVFHPKGGILRRVMEDYVRQRHAEEGFDFVSTPHISKEALFHISGHLPYYADSMFPPMELENASYRLKAMNCPMHNLIYRARGRSYRELPLRLFELGNVYRFEKSGVVHGLTRVRGLTMDDSHSYCTPEQAPAEIKHLLDFCLGLFRDFGLSDFYLELSTRDDSKPDKFIGTDEQWAAATSVLSQVATESGLDLVPDPGGAAYYGPKISVQARDAIGRTWQMSTIQYDFNQPARFGLEYQAADGARQQPVMIHSAKFGSIERFIGVLIEHYTGAFPAWLAPVQVIGIPVSDEQVEYLHGIAAQLKARGIRVEVDAGSDRMQKKIRTAQQAKAPFMLIAGGKDAEDGAVSFRFRDGEQLNGVGVERAVDQIAAFVASRTNHSPSLADFEIVQPSDLTGAEQP encoded by the coding sequence GTGTCCAGCGTCGCATCGCAGTCCACCGTCCAGGCCAACCGGCCGTCGGTTGCGGTCGCCGCCGGAACGACTCCGCGCGCCGCGCTCGAAGCGGCCGGGGTCGACCTCAACGGCCCGTCCGGGGCGGTGGTGGTGCGCGACTCGCGAGGCGAGCTGCGCGACCTGGACGTGGTCTTCGACGCCGCCGATGACGTCGAGCCGGTCGCCATCGACTCACCGGACGGGCTGGCGGTGCTGCGGCACTCCACCGCGCACGTGATGGCCCAGGCGGTGCAGCAGCTGTTCCCCGGCACGCTGCTGGGCATCGGGCCGCCGATCGAGAACGGCTTCTACTACGACTTCCTGCCCAGCCGGCCGTTCACCCCGGAGGATCTCGGGGCGATCGAGAAGAAGATGACCGAGATCATCAAGGCAGCGCAGCGTTTCGCCCGGCGCGAGATCAGCGACGAGCAGGCGCGCGCGGAGCTGGCCGGTGAGAAGTTCAAGCTGGAGCTGATCGGCCTCAAGGGCGGCGGCTCGGCCGACTCGGGCAACTCGGACGCCCATCACACCCCGACCGAGCTGGACGCCGAGGAGATGTCCCAGGTCGGCGGCGGCGCGCTGACCATGTATGACAACCTCGACCGCGACGGCGGGCTGGCCTGGACCGACCTCTGCCGCGGGCCGCACCTGCCGACCACCCGGCGGATTCCGGCGTTCAAGCTGATGCGCAGCGCCGCGGCGTACTGGCGCGGTGACCAGGCCAACGAGCAGCTGCAACGGATCTACGGCACCGCCTGGCCCAGCAAGGACGCCCTCAAGGCCTACCTGGTGCAGCTGGAAGAGGCGGCCAAGCGCGACCACCGCAAGCTCGGCGCCGAGCTCGACCTGTTCAGCTTTCCCGACGAGCTGGGTTCGGGCCTGCCGGTGTTCCATCCCAAGGGCGGCATCCTGCGCCGGGTGATGGAGGACTACGTCCGGCAGCGGCACGCCGAAGAGGGCTTCGACTTCGTCAGCACCCCGCACATCAGCAAGGAGGCCCTGTTCCACATCTCGGGTCACCTGCCCTACTACGCCGACAGCATGTTCCCGCCGATGGAGCTGGAGAACGCCTCGTACCGGCTCAAGGCGATGAACTGCCCGATGCACAACCTGATCTACCGGGCGCGTGGGCGGTCCTACCGCGAGCTGCCGCTGCGGCTGTTCGAGTTGGGCAACGTGTACCGCTTCGAGAAGTCCGGCGTGGTGCACGGGCTGACCCGGGTACGCGGGTTGACCATGGACGACTCGCACAGTTACTGCACCCCCGAGCAGGCGCCGGCCGAGATCAAGCACCTGCTCGACTTCTGCCTCGGCCTGTTCCGCGACTTCGGGCTGTCGGACTTCTACCTGGAGCTGTCGACCCGGGACGACTCCAAGCCGGACAAGTTCATCGGCACCGACGAGCAGTGGGCGGCCGCGACCTCGGTCCTGAGCCAGGTCGCGACCGAGTCCGGGCTCGACCTCGTCCCCGACCCCGGCGGCGCCGCCTACTACGGGCCGAAGATCTCGGTGCAGGCCCGTGACGCGATCGGGCGCACCTGGCAGATGTCGACCATCCAGTACGACTTCAACCAGCCGGCCCGGTTTGGGCTGGAGTACCAGGCCGCCGACGGGGCCCGGCAGCAGCCGGTGATGATCCACTCGGCGAAGTTCGGCTCGATCGAGCGGTTCATCGGCGTGCTCATCGAGCACTACACGGGCGCGTTCCCGGCATGGCTGGCGCCGGTGCAGGTCATCGGGATCCCGGTCAGCGACGAGCAGGTGGAGTACCTGCACGGGATCGCGGCGCAGCTGAAAGCCCGCGGCATCCGGGTCGAGGTGGACGCCGGGTCTGACCGGATGCAGAAGAAGATCAGGACGGCGCAGCAGGCCAAGGCGCCCTTCATGCTGATCGCCGGAGGCAAGGACGCCGAGGACGGCGCGGTGTCCTTCCGGTTCCGCGACGGCGAGCAGCTCAACGGCGTCGGAGTCGAGCGGGCGGTGGATCAGATCGCGGCGTTCGTGGCGAGCCGGACCAACCACTCGCCTTCGCTCGCGGACTTCGAGATCGTGCAGCCGAGTGACCTGACTGGTGCCGAGCAGCCGTGA
- a CDS encoding SRPBCC domain-containing protein, whose product MTQPAPVRREVVVAAPPETAFALFTAHIGSWWPLANHSVFGAGGTIAFEGDQLVERSGNQRSIWGKVLSIDPPNSLELSWHPGHDASRATELSVRFTDLDGSTAVSLEHRGWHRLADPRGAHDEYERGWPLVLEAFQRRLDPAPPPATDWYVLLHQPGPAVVAGQPLSEHPDLIEHLAFLQRLDERGLLVASGPLADKIGTGMTVVRATPDLDVRRLATEDDLSVARGVLSVEVAPWLVQVTGDLIAEARD is encoded by the coding sequence ATGACCCAACCGGCGCCAGTCCGTCGTGAGGTGGTGGTCGCCGCGCCGCCGGAGACCGCCTTCGCCCTGTTCACCGCCCACATCGGCTCGTGGTGGCCGCTGGCCAACCACAGTGTCTTCGGCGCGGGCGGCACAATCGCGTTCGAAGGCGACCAGCTTGTCGAGCGATCGGGCAACCAGCGCTCGATCTGGGGCAAGGTGCTCAGCATCGACCCGCCGAACAGCCTGGAACTGAGCTGGCATCCCGGCCATGACGCCAGCCGCGCCACCGAGCTGTCGGTGCGGTTCACCGACCTCGACGGTTCGACGGCGGTGAGCCTGGAGCACCGCGGCTGGCACCGGCTGGCCGATCCGCGGGGCGCCCACGACGAGTACGAGCGCGGCTGGCCACTCGTGCTGGAAGCCTTCCAGCGGCGACTGGACCCAGCCCCTCCGCCGGCCACCGACTGGTACGTCCTGCTGCACCAGCCCGGGCCGGCCGTGGTGGCCGGCCAGCCCCTGTCCGAGCACCCGGACCTGATCGAGCACCTGGCGTTCCTGCAGCGGCTGGACGAGCGGGGCCTGCTGGTGGCATCCGGCCCGCTCGCCGACAAGATCGGCACGGGGATGACGGTGGTCAGGGCCACGCCCGACCTGGACGTCCGGCGGCTGGCCACCGAGGACGACCTGAGCGTGGCGCGCGGCGTACTCAGCGTCGAGGTCGCGCCGTGGCTGGTGCAGGTCACCGGCGATTTGATCGCCGAGGCCCGGGACTAG
- a CDS encoding NADP-dependent succinic semialdehyde dehydrogenase — MPIATTNPATGEVITTFEALTDAEIDTRLEAAAQGFQALRRTSFADRAGWMRAAADILDDEQDQIATMMTTEMGKTLASAKAEVAKCAKACRFYADNAEAFLSSEQVEPGKVSATQAYIRYQPLGPVLAIMPWNFPLWQAMRFAAPALMAGNAGLLKHASNVPQTALFMQDLFSRAGFPDGSFQTLLIGASQVEAILGDDRVAAATLTGSEAAGRSVAEAAGRNLKKTVLELGGSDPFVVMPSADIAKAAKVATTARCQNNGQSCIAAKRFIVHADVYDAFAAAFVESMSALTIGDPMDSDTDIGPLATEQGRDDVAGQVRDAVDKGAKVLCGGEPIDRPGWWYPPTVVAELSPEMEMFAEEVFGPVAGLYRVQSYDEAVALANSTHFGLGSNAWTTDPEEQEAFARDLEAGAVFINGMTTSYNELPFGGIKNSGYGRELSVHGIREFCNTKSVWVGDTEPGRAGSHSE; from the coding sequence ATGCCCATCGCGACGACCAACCCCGCCACCGGCGAGGTGATCACCACCTTCGAGGCGTTGACCGACGCCGAGATCGACACCCGGCTCGAAGCGGCCGCCCAGGGTTTTCAGGCCCTGCGCCGGACGAGCTTCGCCGACCGGGCCGGCTGGATGCGCGCCGCCGCCGACATCCTGGACGACGAGCAGGACCAGATCGCGACCATGATGACCACCGAGATGGGCAAGACGCTGGCCTCGGCCAAGGCCGAGGTGGCCAAGTGCGCCAAGGCCTGCCGGTTCTACGCGGACAACGCCGAGGCGTTCCTGAGCAGCGAGCAGGTCGAGCCCGGCAAGGTCAGCGCCACCCAGGCCTACATCCGCTACCAGCCGCTCGGGCCGGTGCTGGCGATCATGCCGTGGAACTTTCCGCTGTGGCAGGCGATGCGGTTCGCCGCCCCGGCGCTGATGGCCGGCAACGCCGGCCTGCTCAAGCACGCCTCGAACGTGCCGCAGACCGCGCTGTTCATGCAGGACCTGTTCAGCCGGGCCGGCTTTCCGGACGGCTCGTTCCAGACCTTGCTGATCGGCGCCAGCCAGGTCGAGGCCATCCTCGGCGATGACCGGGTGGCCGCGGCGACGCTGACCGGCAGCGAGGCGGCGGGTCGTTCGGTGGCCGAGGCCGCCGGGCGCAACCTCAAGAAGACCGTCCTGGAACTCGGCGGCAGCGACCCGTTCGTGGTGATGCCCTCGGCCGACATCGCCAAGGCGGCCAAGGTGGCCACCACCGCGCGCTGCCAGAACAACGGGCAGTCCTGCATCGCGGCCAAGCGTTTCATCGTGCACGCCGACGTCTATGACGCCTTCGCCGCCGCCTTCGTCGAGAGCATGAGCGCCCTGACGATCGGTGACCCGATGGACAGCGACACCGACATCGGCCCGCTGGCCACCGAGCAGGGCCGCGACGACGTGGCCGGCCAGGTCCGCGACGCCGTCGACAAGGGCGCCAAGGTGCTGTGCGGCGGCGAGCCGATCGACCGGCCCGGCTGGTGGTACCCGCCGACCGTGGTCGCCGAGCTCAGCCCCGAGATGGAGATGTTCGCCGAGGAGGTCTTCGGCCCGGTGGCCGGGTTGTACCGGGTGCAGTCCTACGACGAGGCGGTCGCGCTGGCCAACAGCACCCACTTCGGGCTGGGCTCCAATGCCTGGACCACCGACCCCGAAGAGCAGGAGGCCTTTGCCCGCGACCTGGAGGCCGGGGCGGTGTTCATCAACGGCATGACCACCTCGTACAACGAGCTGCCCTTCGGCGGCATCAAGAACTCCGGCTACGGCCGGGAGCTGTCGGTGCACGGGATCCGCGAGTTCTGCAACACCAAGTCCGTCTGGGTCGGCGACACCGAACCGGGACGGGCCGGCTCGCACAGCGAGTAG
- a CDS encoding ATP-binding protein: MQFTAIHRMLGLEPQPLTRQIIDDAVAARLAEQPDLDWKRERYEGKADWQEEFAKDVAAMANTGGGLLVLGINEHRHTSEADTIAGVQPLSDSDERTLRQVAFSRIAPPVSGIAFANMVGEDGACVVAVWVPPSSDVPHLVYRQALFGAPFRDGTRTEWMREQQIQAAYRRRFDARSDQGATLDALWDELSVNSPSDRRIAS, from the coding sequence ATGCAGTTCACTGCGATACACCGCATGCTCGGCCTGGAACCACAGCCCTTGACGCGGCAAATCATCGATGACGCGGTCGCTGCAAGGCTGGCGGAGCAACCCGATCTCGACTGGAAGCGGGAGCGCTATGAGGGCAAAGCTGACTGGCAGGAGGAATTCGCCAAAGACGTCGCAGCAATGGCTAACACTGGCGGGGGCCTTTTGGTACTCGGGATCAACGAGCACCGGCACACATCAGAGGCGGACACAATTGCAGGCGTCCAGCCGTTAAGTGACAGTGATGAACGCACCCTGCGCCAGGTCGCGTTCAGCCGGATCGCGCCGCCTGTGTCGGGAATCGCATTCGCCAATATGGTCGGGGAAGACGGAGCGTGCGTCGTCGCGGTCTGGGTTCCGCCATCCAGCGATGTGCCGCACCTCGTGTACCGCCAAGCGCTGTTCGGTGCCCCGTTCCGGGACGGTACGCGGACGGAATGGATGCGCGAGCAGCAGATCCAGGCCGCCTATCGTCGCCGCTTCGACGCGCGTTCGGATCAGGGCGCAACGCTCGATGCCTTGTGGGATGAGCTCTCGGTCAATAGCCCAAGCGATCGGCGTATTGCTTCGTAG
- a CDS encoding HIT domain-containing protein, with product MTDPGLEDAGGYAGTPDAFQRLWTPHRMVYIGGEAKPVSDEVRHCPFCEVPARSDSDALIISRGELVFVVLNLYPYNPGHLMVVPYRHVGDYTDLSAAEAAEVALFTQRAMAALRAAARPQGFNIGMNQGRVGGAGIAAHLHQHVVPRWGGDMNFMPVIGHTRVLPQLLSEARDQLAAHWPRD from the coding sequence GTGACCGATCCCGGACTGGAGGACGCCGGAGGTTATGCCGGCACTCCGGACGCCTTCCAGCGGCTGTGGACGCCGCACCGGATGGTGTATATCGGCGGCGAGGCCAAGCCGGTCTCCGACGAGGTGCGGCACTGCCCGTTCTGCGAGGTGCCGGCCCGTTCGGACTCCGACGCCCTGATCATCAGCCGGGGCGAGCTGGTCTTCGTGGTGCTCAACCTGTACCCGTACAACCCGGGTCACCTGATGGTGGTGCCGTACCGGCATGTCGGTGACTACACCGACCTCAGCGCTGCCGAGGCCGCCGAGGTCGCGCTGTTCACCCAGCGCGCGATGGCGGCGCTGCGGGCCGCCGCCCGGCCCCAGGGATTTAACATCGGCATGAACCAGGGCAGGGTCGGGGGCGCCGGCATCGCGGCGCACCTGCACCAGCACGTCGTTCCGCGCTGGGGCGGTGACATGAACTTCATGCCGGTGATCGGCCACACCCGGGTGCTTCCGCAGCTGCTGTCCGAAGCCCGTGATCAGCTGGCCGCGCATTGGCCACGGGACTGA
- a CDS encoding metalloregulator ArsR/SmtB family transcription factor codes for MSNQSAAEAALDALGDPMRRRLLELLHAGPRPVGELAEQLPIGRPAVSKHLRVLEGAGLVRHRSEGTRNLYALAPEGLIGVQQWLVGVWDTALAAFADYVQAEQRSIREADPEQRATRERDSEQRATRETSRETDREIRRSDHDPTGASPS; via the coding sequence ATGAGTAACCAATCAGCGGCCGAGGCCGCTCTCGACGCGCTCGGTGACCCGATGCGCCGCCGGCTGCTGGAACTGCTGCACGCCGGCCCGCGACCGGTCGGCGAGCTGGCCGAGCAGCTGCCGATCGGACGTCCAGCCGTCAGCAAGCACCTGCGGGTGCTCGAAGGCGCCGGCCTGGTGCGGCACCGCAGCGAAGGCACCCGCAACCTCTACGCGCTGGCGCCCGAGGGCCTGATCGGCGTCCAGCAGTGGCTGGTCGGCGTGTGGGACACCGCCCTGGCCGCCTTCGCCGACTACGTCCAGGCCGAGCAGCGCTCGATCCGAGAAGCCGATCCAGAGCAGCGCGCCACCCGAGAGCGCGATTCGGAGCAGCGCGCCACCCGAGAAACCAGCCGAGAGACAGACCGAGAGATCAGGAGGTCCGACCATGACCCAACCGGCGCCAGTCCGTCGTGA